From one Gracilibacillus salinarum genomic stretch:
- a CDS encoding hemolysin family protein: protein MVLSFIILIVLILINAFFAASEISLVALNDNKIKKRAEQGDKKSEKLQALLAEPGRFLATIQIGITLAGFMASAFAADRFAGPLAEWLVDIGVPVSLSLLQSIAVVTITILLSYFTLVIGELVPKQLALQKAEAIAYKTITPLSILFKVSFPFVKILNVSTNLIVKMFGVDPNAKQEEANEEEIRMLVDIGGERGTIENDEKRMIHNIFEFNDKTVSDVMTHRTDISAIDKEDSTEEILTIINEKRYTRFPVYDGDIDHIVGILHIKEMFTFLQTKENSWHHLLRKPYYVMESQPIDTAFQDMKKHNIHIAIVVDEYGGIDGLVTIEDMVEEIVGEILSEHHLPGEDESSSLKKVNEHQYEVEGTTNLYLLEDAFHLELPSEEFETVNGFMVNQLGYIPKLEERPTITYKNVTFKTVEMSDYRIEKVLITLDAGGEKT, encoded by the coding sequence TTGGTATTATCCTTCATTATTTTAATTGTATTAATACTCATCAATGCATTTTTTGCCGCATCTGAAATCTCCTTAGTAGCATTAAATGATAATAAAATAAAAAAGAGAGCAGAGCAAGGCGATAAAAAATCAGAAAAGCTTCAAGCGTTGTTAGCAGAGCCTGGTCGTTTTCTAGCTACGATTCAAATTGGTATCACATTGGCAGGTTTTATGGCCAGTGCCTTCGCAGCAGACAGATTCGCAGGTCCATTAGCAGAATGGCTCGTTGATATCGGTGTTCCTGTATCCTTATCCTTGCTTCAGTCGATCGCGGTGGTAACCATTACGATTCTTTTGTCTTACTTTACACTCGTCATCGGGGAATTAGTACCAAAGCAATTGGCACTGCAAAAGGCCGAAGCGATTGCCTACAAAACCATCACACCACTTTCGATATTATTTAAAGTCAGTTTTCCTTTTGTCAAAATCCTGAATGTTTCCACCAATCTGATTGTGAAGATGTTTGGTGTCGACCCGAATGCGAAACAGGAAGAAGCGAACGAAGAAGAAATTCGGATGTTAGTCGATATTGGTGGGGAAAGAGGAACGATCGAGAATGACGAAAAAAGAATGATCCATAATATTTTTGAGTTTAATGATAAGACCGTTTCAGATGTAATGACACATCGAACCGATATTTCGGCGATAGATAAAGAAGATAGTACAGAAGAAATATTAACGATTATCAACGAAAAGCGATATACACGTTTTCCTGTTTACGATGGTGACATTGATCATATTGTCGGGATATTACATATCAAGGAGATGTTTACTTTTCTTCAGACAAAAGAAAACTCATGGCATCATCTCTTGCGTAAACCTTATTATGTGATGGAATCACAGCCAATTGATACGGCTTTCCAAGACATGAAAAAACATAATATCCATATTGCGATCGTCGTCGATGAATATGGTGGAATTGATGGATTAGTCACGATTGAGGATATGGTCGAAGAAATTGTCGGAGAAATATTAAGCGAACATCACCTGCCTGGTGAGGATGAATCAAGCAGCTTGAAGAAAGTGAATGAGCATCAGTATGAAGTAGAAGGAACAACGAATCTCTATTTATTAGAAGATGCCTTTCACCTGGAGTTACCATCTGAAGAATTTGAAACCGTTAATGGATTTATGGTAAACCAGCTAGGTTATATTCCAAAATTGGAAGAGCGACCGACGATTACGTATAAAAATGTCACCTTTAAAACAGTAGAGATGTCTGATTATCGAATTGAGAAAGTGTTGATTACGTTAGATGCAGGAGGGGAAAAAACGTGA
- a CDS encoding ArsR/SmtB family transcription factor has translation MQLEIDQSSLPVYEALASQVRLEIIQLLSKNKMNIKDLSSALGISSPIVTKHIEKLERAGIIRTEKIPGKSGLQRISILKVDHIEINFPKKIYHSFATYETAIPVGHYTDYHVVPTCGLATTKDFIGPVDQTKFFMDPQRMDARILWFTQGFLEYKTPNYLNEEDQLQQMDISFEISSEFPFSNEVWPSDITFTLNDMELGTWQSPGDFADTRGKYNPDWWPHNLNQYGLLKTIRITSHGTYMDGEPMSDITIHDLDTSSEGWKFRVEVKEDAENIGGVTLFGREFGNHDQDINFKLYYI, from the coding sequence ATGCAATTAGAAATAGATCAATCATCCTTACCCGTATATGAAGCATTAGCTAGTCAAGTCAGACTGGAAATCATCCAGTTATTATCAAAGAACAAAATGAATATCAAAGATCTTTCCAGTGCATTGGGGATCAGTAGTCCGATTGTTACGAAACATATTGAGAAATTAGAACGAGCTGGTATTATCCGAACAGAAAAAATCCCAGGTAAATCTGGTCTGCAGCGAATCTCGATTTTAAAAGTAGACCATATTGAAATCAATTTCCCAAAAAAGATTTATCATTCCTTTGCTACATACGAGACAGCGATTCCGGTCGGTCACTATACAGACTATCACGTTGTTCCTACATGCGGCTTAGCAACGACGAAGGATTTCATCGGACCTGTAGACCAGACGAAATTTTTCATGGACCCACAACGGATGGATGCACGCATCCTGTGGTTTACGCAAGGTTTTCTCGAATATAAAACGCCTAATTATTTGAATGAAGAGGATCAGTTGCAACAAATGGATATCAGCTTTGAAATATCATCTGAGTTCCCATTTTCCAATGAGGTTTGGCCATCTGATATCACCTTCACGCTGAATGATATGGAACTGGGTACATGGCAAAGCCCAGGAGATTTTGCCGATACCAGAGGAAAATATAATCCGGACTGGTGGCCGCATAATCTTAATCAATATGGTTTGTTAAAAACCATCCGGATTACGTCACACGGTACCTATATGGATGGTGAACCAATGTCAGATATCACGATCCATGATTTAGATACGTCTTCCGAGGGCTGGAAGTTTCGTGTAGAAGTAAAAGAAGATGCCGAAAACATTGGCGGTGTCACATTATTTGGCCGCGAATTCGGTAACCATGATCAGGATATTAACTTTAAATTGTA